The following are from one region of the Chloracidobacterium sp. genome:
- a CDS encoding carboxypeptidase regulatory-like domain-containing protein gives MKHFIKPRYGSGDGRTYLLCLVLSAVGLGFAFFDSQPASADPERSPFASTGSSAPIVIAGSGSGTANGDYVSDGSGLNTQYRFFVEVPQGLGRLNVEIFDADVGIGGATEATAGRDRARGAFDSSVNYSVFNPSGQSRPTQFVSGNASLPVGSDNAWLSLIDSTGDFTLDQFGTASYSNNNGFINWSSDWIETGDNGSPTSGQIQITGGELRIRDNGGAVSIIEREANLTGSGFSSATLSFACRTQNVEAGDQISVEVSANGGTSWTTLETFTGTVAATTRSYDISGFVAANTRVRFIQISGYTGTDSFFVDDVQIKADTIQSGHWEIRVDMSAAVTSGDDLNAFGLRAHDGTAGAGGTELNIYADSIFSLGVNPPASGTNSRSYTLFPYITSGCDCGINEFDYDSNRGNTGDISLSSPSGSFTQALPSSSLSPDNTWRRNSISGWTTDSRSADYGIWQGTADIRSYLVSGQQNGNYANLYINRFASSGNPPTANPVTNAFRIYLPTDIGTSPAKPYLEQDMVHFAGPNPAIVGQTTVQRIVVRLVNPSSQSITFTLPDKVVRSNVPGGNAAYGGNAQVGQGVLISEPAIGGNGDVVWNPGVVAAGSVTVLMYDVVVTPISSGQRIPVTATPASGNGTFASFIDETGNFAQNRATYTLGPLCELAVVEAVSIPFSNCGAVNSIDPATLQNGVQNAAYSQAVTPANVEIYSGNLPAGLTLNAGIINGTPTQYGTFTFVVGTPLNPVSAPDGCAASRLYTLTILGPTAGLVSVSGRLVEQNGHAVPHAVITLTDGLGNIRYARSNPFGYFRFIDVPSGEAYILSAEHKRFTFASELINVSDPIDHILIVALNE, from the coding sequence ATGAAACACTTTATTAAACCGCGATACGGGTCCGGTGACGGTCGAACGTATCTGCTCTGCTTAGTGTTGTCTGCAGTGGGTTTAGGCTTCGCTTTTTTCGATTCTCAACCTGCATCAGCAGATCCTGAAAGATCACCCTTTGCTTCGACGGGTTCATCTGCACCGATCGTGATCGCCGGCAGCGGTTCCGGAACCGCGAATGGTGATTATGTGTCCGATGGTTCCGGGCTGAACACGCAATACCGGTTCTTTGTAGAGGTTCCGCAAGGCCTTGGAAGATTGAATGTGGAGATCTTCGACGCCGATGTCGGAATTGGCGGGGCTACCGAGGCAACTGCCGGTCGTGATCGTGCACGAGGGGCCTTTGACAGTTCGGTGAATTACTCGGTTTTTAACCCGTCTGGCCAATCAAGGCCCACTCAGTTTGTATCTGGAAATGCATCATTACCGGTTGGTTCGGATAATGCATGGCTAAGCCTGATCGATTCGACGGGTGATTTCACCCTCGACCAGTTCGGAACTGCTTCCTATTCAAACAACAACGGTTTCATTAACTGGTCATCAGACTGGATCGAAACAGGTGACAACGGGTCTCCGACGTCAGGCCAGATCCAAATTACCGGCGGGGAATTACGGATCCGTGACAACGGTGGTGCGGTATCTATCATCGAGCGCGAGGCAAATCTGACCGGTTCGGGTTTTTCCAGCGCTACATTGTCGTTTGCCTGCAGAACGCAGAATGTCGAAGCCGGGGATCAGATCAGTGTCGAGGTCTCAGCGAACGGAGGTACTTCTTGGACTACCCTCGAGACGTTTACTGGAACTGTCGCCGCAACGACTCGTTCATACGATATCTCAGGTTTCGTAGCAGCAAATACCAGGGTTAGGTTCATTCAGATTTCCGGATATACAGGCACGGATTCGTTCTTTGTCGACGACGTTCAGATTAAGGCGGATACCATCCAATCAGGGCATTGGGAGATCCGGGTAGATATGTCAGCGGCTGTCACCTCTGGCGATGATCTGAATGCGTTTGGATTGCGTGCACACGACGGAACGGCGGGAGCCGGAGGTACGGAATTGAACATCTATGCAGATTCGATATTTTCGCTCGGCGTGAACCCTCCGGCAAGTGGAACAAACAGTCGAAGTTACACGCTTTTTCCGTACATAACTTCGGGCTGCGATTGTGGTATCAACGAATTCGACTACGACAGCAATCGAGGTAACACCGGGGACATTTCGCTGAGCAGCCCCTCCGGTTCGTTTACGCAGGCGCTGCCCAGTTCATCGCTATCGCCCGATAACACATGGCGTCGGAACAGTATAAGCGGTTGGACAACTGACAGCCGATCTGCCGATTACGGAATATGGCAGGGTACAGCCGACATACGTTCATATTTGGTGTCCGGACAACAGAATGGTAATTACGCAAACCTCTACATCAATCGATTCGCATCCTCTGGTAATCCTCCAACCGCTAACCCCGTGACAAATGCATTCAGGATCTACCTGCCGACAGATATTGGAACATCACCGGCGAAGCCATATCTGGAACAGGATATGGTCCATTTTGCTGGTCCGAACCCAGCAATTGTCGGACAAACTACGGTACAGCGCATCGTCGTGCGTTTAGTGAACCCAAGTTCGCAATCAATAACTTTCACTTTGCCCGATAAAGTTGTCAGGTCAAACGTACCGGGCGGAAATGCAGCTTATGGCGGCAATGCGCAGGTTGGACAGGGTGTCTTGATTTCTGAGCCAGCGATCGGTGGAAATGGTGATGTCGTTTGGAACCCGGGAGTTGTCGCTGCGGGTTCAGTGACAGTGCTGATGTACGACGTCGTTGTTACCCCAATTTCCTCAGGCCAACGAATACCTGTCACCGCCACGCCAGCGTCGGGCAATGGCACGTTTGCTAGTTTCATTGATGAAACAGGGAATTTCGCCCAGAATCGTGCGACGTATACACTCGGCCCGCTCTGCGAACTTGCCGTCGTAGAGGCAGTTTCGATTCCATTTTCGAATTGCGGGGCCGTTAATTCGATCGATCCTGCAACTTTGCAAAACGGGGTCCAAAATGCGGCGTATAGCCAGGCGGTAACACCTGCGAACGTAGAGATCTACAGCGGAAACCTGCCCGCGGGATTAACGCTAAACGCAGGCATTATTAACGGAACTCCAACACAGTACGGAACTTTTACTTTTGTTGTCGGCACGCCCCTGAATCCCGTCAGTGCACCGGACGGCTGCGCCGCGAGTCGACTTTACACACTGACGATACTCGGCCCAACGGCGGGATTAGTAAGCGTAAGTGGTCGATTGGTCGAACAAAATGGGCACGCAGTACCTCATGCGGTAATTACGTTAACAGATGGCTTGGGCAATATCCGATACGCCCGCAGTAACCCATTCGGATACTTCCGATTTATCGATGTACCGTCGGGAGAAGCGTACATTCTTTCGGCTGAGCACAAGAGATTCACCTTCGCATCCGAATTAATAAACGTTAGTGACCCGATCGACCACATTTTGATCGTCGCACTTAATGAATAA
- the miaB gene encoding tRNA (N6-isopentenyl adenosine(37)-C2)-methylthiotransferase MiaB: protein MKKVYLETFGCQMNVSDSERVASSLASKGFEMIKDQESADIVLLNTCSVREKAEHKLYTRVGELRGLEGGKPLIGVMGCVAQLEGETLFKKIAGIDLVIGTKAVGRLADAIASVLEDGSGYSDLGERETDYDWSVNPDQRHSPYVAFVPIIEGCNKFCTYCIVPFSRGRETSLSASEIIRNVLELKSQGIKEVHLIGQNVNSYRPVSDSGLEEFNGSTPFSRLLRAVAATGIERVKFNTSFPRDFHSDIVDAIDENENLCNWVHLPVQSGSDRVLKAMRRLHTTESYLRKIDRIKASPRNISVTTDIIVGFPGETDADFCDTMKLAEYCEFDSAYIFKYSPRPGTPAFELPDNVTDEEKTTRFLALEGLQKQIQTRTSRRYLDKTLDVLAEKFSTKSTADLSGHSTCHRVVNFSGPGDMLGRTIPVKIREVKANSLFGEVV from the coding sequence ATGAAGAAAGTCTACCTTGAAACCTTTGGCTGTCAAATGAATGTATCCGATTCGGAAAGAGTTGCATCTTCACTTGCTTCCAAGGGCTTTGAGATGATCAAAGATCAGGAATCGGCTGACATTGTGTTGCTTAATACATGCTCAGTTCGAGAAAAGGCGGAACATAAGCTTTATACCCGTGTCGGCGAACTTCGGGGCCTTGAAGGCGGAAAGCCGCTGATCGGTGTTATGGGCTGTGTTGCCCAATTGGAAGGCGAAACGCTCTTCAAAAAAATAGCAGGAATCGACCTTGTTATCGGAACAAAGGCAGTCGGGCGGCTTGCTGACGCCATTGCAAGCGTCCTTGAAGACGGTTCGGGGTACTCTGACCTTGGCGAACGGGAGACCGATTACGATTGGAGCGTTAACCCGGATCAGCGACACTCACCATATGTCGCTTTTGTTCCCATCATCGAAGGATGCAATAAGTTCTGCACGTATTGCATTGTTCCGTTTTCGCGGGGTCGCGAAACTAGTTTAAGCGCGTCGGAGATAATTAGGAACGTTCTCGAACTTAAGTCCCAAGGCATCAAAGAAGTTCACCTGATCGGTCAGAATGTAAACAGCTACCGGCCTGTTAGTGATTCAGGCCTTGAAGAATTTAACGGTTCGACACCATTTTCTCGACTACTTCGCGCTGTTGCAGCGACCGGAATTGAAAGGGTCAAATTCAACACGTCATTTCCACGGGATTTCCACTCCGACATCGTTGACGCGATAGATGAGAATGAGAACTTATGCAACTGGGTTCATTTGCCGGTACAATCGGGAAGCGATAGGGTCCTTAAGGCGATGCGGCGGCTCCATACGACAGAGAGTTATCTTCGAAAGATCGATAGGATCAAAGCCTCGCCGCGCAACATATCAGTTACAACCGACATCATTGTCGGGTTTCCTGGTGAGACGGACGCAGATTTCTGCGACACGATGAAGCTGGCCGAATACTGCGAATTTGATTCGGCCTACATCTTCAAGTATTCGCCAAGACCCGGAACTCCTGCTTTTGAGCTGCCTGACAACGTAACTGATGAGGAAAAAACTACGCGGTTTCTAGCGCTCGAAGGCCTTCAGAAACAGATTCAGACCAGAACTTCACGACGCTATCTTGATAAAACCCTCGATGTGCTCGCAGAGAAATTCTCGACAAAATCAACAGCGGATCTCTCGGGACATTCCACGTGTCATCGGGTTGTGAACTTTAGTGGACCAGGTGATATGCTTGGACGAACCATCCCGGTGAAGATCAGAGAGGTCAAGGCAAACTCGCTTTTCGGAGAGGTTGTTTAG
- a CDS encoding single-stranded DNA-binding protein, which translates to MSFNKIIVVGNLGRDPELRYTPQGIAVCDFSMATNERKRDKSGEMQEVATWFRITLWRNLAENAAKYLKKGSQVYIEGRLSIEEWTDRDGNNRQTLAVQATDMHFLSGGRSDIPSGEGGPASEFAGPANDPPVQETPRTASATDDDIPF; encoded by the coding sequence ATGTCTTTTAACAAGATCATTGTTGTAGGAAATCTCGGACGAGATCCGGAACTCAGATATACACCCCAGGGAATAGCGGTCTGCGATTTTTCTATGGCTACCAATGAAAGGAAGCGGGATAAATCCGGAGAAATGCAGGAGGTCGCGACTTGGTTTCGAATAACGCTTTGGCGAAATCTCGCAGAAAACGCCGCGAAGTATCTAAAAAAGGGCAGCCAGGTATACATTGAGGGCCGGTTGAGCATTGAAGAATGGACGGATCGCGACGGTAATAATCGGCAGACTTTGGCCGTGCAGGCAACGGATATGCATTTTCTCAGCGGTGGACGCTCGGACATACCATCTGGAGAGGGAGGTCCGGCGTCAGAATTTGCAGGGCCGGCAAACGACCCGCCGGTACAAGAAACCCCGCGAACGGCGTCGGCAACCGACGACGACATACCTTTCTAG
- a CDS encoding bifunctional nuclease family protein, whose product MRIGALIMDPNTNTPIVVLKGIDSESVLPIWVGAFEANAIALEVEKIVPQRPMTHDLLRNLIVECGLRAERVVVTDLLENTFYALIELMDTNGEPVSMDARPSDAIALALRLDCPIFVQRRVLDLSASSASVADDPGADDPDQSAEDWPELIG is encoded by the coding sequence ATGCGAATTGGGGCATTGATAATGGACCCTAACACGAACACACCGATAGTCGTTCTCAAAGGGATCGACTCCGAGTCAGTCTTACCGATCTGGGTAGGGGCATTCGAGGCAAACGCGATAGCTCTGGAGGTCGAAAAGATAGTTCCTCAGCGGCCAATGACTCACGATCTTTTGCGAAACCTGATCGTTGAATGCGGACTTCGTGCCGAAAGAGTGGTGGTCACCGACCTCCTCGAGAATACGTTCTATGCTTTGATCGAGTTGATGGATACGAACGGTGAACCAGTTTCGATGGACGCCCGGCCTTCTGATGCAATAGCTCTTGCACTTAGGCTTGATTGTCCAATATTTGTCCAACGTCGAGTGCTTGATCTTTCGGCATCATCGGCGAGCGTTGCGGATGATCCGGGCGCTGACGATCCTGATCAGTCCGCCGAAGACTGGCCGGAACTCATAGGTTAG
- a CDS encoding ParA family protein gives MITVIANQKGGVGKTTTAINLSAACARRGKRVLLIDLDPQSNSSLSFVDPDRIEDGSYEMFTDLDKPFDRFVYKTNVENLDLVPARINLAKLEAKLIGDFDAAFRLRDRLAPMVNDYDLIFIDTPPTLGLITVNALVAANHVLIPIQSSYFALEGTDDLLETIEKVRSRPNPELELLGVLVTLFDRRTALSKDVEAHIRRVFGDKTFKTIITRSVRLEESPAHKKSIFSYAPRSSGAIEYDELSKEVLKRVQKRIASRRANAA, from the coding sequence ATGATAACAGTAATTGCGAATCAAAAAGGCGGTGTCGGAAAGACGACCACCGCGATAAATCTCTCGGCCGCATGCGCCCGAAGAGGAAAGAGAGTTCTGCTTATCGACCTTGACCCCCAGAGCAATAGTTCGCTTTCATTCGTAGACCCGGATCGAATCGAAGACGGATCTTACGAAATGTTCACTGATCTCGATAAACCCTTCGATCGATTCGTTTACAAGACTAACGTCGAGAACTTGGATCTGGTCCCGGCGAGGATCAATCTGGCGAAGCTTGAAGCAAAACTGATTGGTGATTTCGATGCGGCATTTCGACTTCGCGATCGTTTGGCTCCGATGGTGAACGATTACGATTTGATCTTTATCGATACGCCTCCGACCCTTGGACTCATTACTGTTAATGCCCTGGTTGCTGCAAATCATGTTCTTATTCCGATTCAGTCTTCTTATTTCGCACTTGAGGGAACTGACGACCTTCTTGAAACCATCGAAAAAGTAAGATCACGACCGAACCCGGAACTGGAGTTGCTCGGCGTGCTTGTGACTTTGTTCGATCGGCGAACGGCGCTTTCAAAGGACGTAGAGGCACATATCAGACGGGTGTTCGGTGACAAGACCTTCAAGACCATAATTACTCGCAGCGTCAGGCTTGAAGAATCGCCAGCTCATAAAAAGTCGATATTCTCTTACGCGCCGCGTTCGTCCGGTGCGATCGAGTATGACGAATTATCAAAGGAGGTGCTAAAGCGTGTCCAAAAGAGGATTGCCAGCCGGCGTGCAAATGCGGCATGA
- a CDS encoding ParB/RepB/Spo0J family partition protein — protein MRHDAHYVDILSAPSKTIGRKIAIDLIVPNPAQPRTEFGDLSELTASISEKGVLEPLLVKPGAASGKWMIIAGERRWRASKLAGLTEVPCIEMDLDEQGVAEIALIENLQRKDLNVWEEADGLASLASKFGYTQEQIAKKISKSRTTVTELMSIAGLPETIRNRVRTAGITSKSALLELARQFDEDAMHELLDGQMNPTARPASIRARAGKKPPTSYASASPNESKTVEYVYIGDDFKLEISFTDGGDCNRNRVLRSLKQVFEEVKSDTSA, from the coding sequence ATGCGGCATGACGCACATTATGTCGATATTCTATCCGCTCCTAGCAAGACGATCGGCCGCAAGATCGCGATCGACCTTATTGTTCCGAACCCGGCACAGCCGCGAACGGAATTCGGAGATTTATCTGAACTGACCGCGTCAATATCGGAGAAGGGCGTACTCGAACCGCTTTTGGTGAAGCCAGGGGCTGCATCCGGGAAATGGATGATAATCGCCGGAGAGCGACGTTGGCGTGCATCCAAGCTGGCTGGGCTAACTGAGGTCCCATGCATCGAAATGGATCTCGACGAACAAGGCGTTGCGGAGATCGCCCTAATCGAGAATCTGCAGCGAAAGGACCTGAACGTTTGGGAAGAAGCGGACGGACTTGCATCTTTGGCATCTAAATTTGGTTACACCCAGGAACAGATAGCGAAAAAGATCTCCAAAAGCCGGACAACGGTAACGGAATTGATGTCGATCGCCGGACTTCCTGAAACGATCAGAAATCGTGTCCGCACAGCCGGCATAACTTCAAAGTCCGCATTACTAGAGTTGGCACGTCAGTTCGATGAAGACGCAATGCACGAACTGCTCGATGGCCAAATGAACCCGACGGCAAGACCTGCAAGCATCAGAGCCCGTGCAGGAAAGAAGCCTCCCACAAGCTATGCCTCCGCCTCACCAAATGAGTCAAAAACGGTCGAATATGTCTATATCGGAGATGATTTCAAACTGGAGATCTCATTCACCGACGGTGGCGATTGTAACCGAAATCGTGTGCTTCGCTCCCTGAAGCAAGTTTTTGAAGAGGTAAAGTCCGACACGTCGGCCTAG
- a CDS encoding acetyl-CoA carboxylase carboxyltransferase subunit alpha yields MEVIVKSMSNESNSAFERVLNARHPERPYSLDLFEEIFEGFVEIHGDRRYADDAAMVCGLARLDGIEVAVLGQQKGRDTKQRQLRNFGMPKPEGYRKALRVMKLAEKFGRPIISFIDTPGAYPGIDAEERGQAEAIAFNLREMAGLRVPIIVVVIGEGGSGGALAIGIGDRVFMMENAVYSVISPEGCAAILWKDAGKASVAAECLRLTASDLNSFGLIDKVIPEPTSWAVDVDNSEPRGKDRSFENIANSLKSALVAEVRSLMAVKVEDLVLQRFKKFRKMGSWV; encoded by the coding sequence ATGGAAGTTATAGTCAAATCTATGTCTAATGAATCGAATTCAGCATTTGAACGCGTCTTAAATGCGCGACACCCAGAAAGGCCCTATTCGCTCGACCTTTTTGAAGAGATCTTTGAAGGTTTTGTCGAGATCCATGGCGATCGAAGATACGCGGATGATGCGGCAATGGTATGCGGATTGGCTAGGCTTGACGGCATCGAGGTCGCCGTTCTCGGGCAGCAGAAGGGTAGGGATACAAAACAAAGACAGCTTCGAAACTTTGGTATGCCAAAGCCTGAGGGTTATCGGAAAGCTCTTCGCGTGATGAAGCTCGCCGAAAAATTTGGTCGTCCGATCATTTCGTTCATCGACACTCCCGGGGCATATCCAGGTATCGATGCCGAGGAACGGGGACAGGCGGAAGCCATTGCCTTCAATCTGAGAGAAATGGCCGGTCTCCGCGTTCCGATAATAGTCGTAGTGATTGGAGAAGGCGGTTCGGGCGGGGCTTTGGCGATCGGAATCGGGGATCGGGTGTTCATGATGGAAAACGCCGTTTACTCGGTGATCTCGCCAGAAGGATGCGCTGCTATTCTGTGGAAGGATGCTGGAAAGGCAAGCGTTGCGGCAGAATGCCTCCGGCTGACCGCAAGCGATCTAAATAGTTTTGGGTTGATAGATAAGGTAATACCTGAACCAACTTCATGGGCAGTGGATGTTGATAATTCTGAGCCCCGCGGCAAGGACCGATCCTTCGAGAATATCGCGAATTCGCTGAAATCAGCGCTGGTCGCCGAGGTTCGGAGCCTGATGGCGGTCAAAGTTGAAGATCTGGTTCTTCAACGCTTCAAGAAGTTCCGAAAAATGGGAAGTTGGGTATAG
- the dnaE gene encoding DNA polymerase III subunit alpha, with protein sequence MESSTSTDRDFVHLHLHSDYSLLQSTIQLKPLAKSLNKFGMKTCAVTDYGNMYGAISFYKTMKSNGIKPIIGYEAFVASGSRFERTSSLAAGEKPYYSLVLLAKNFKGYQNLVLLASKAFTEGFYQNKPRIDIELLSENSDGLIGLSAGFRGSIAHYLKTGAPDRARSAASTFGTIFGVEGFYIEITRHGTQGEQELNTASVELARELGLPIVATNDVHYLDQDDSRAHDVLLCIGDGRTLTDPGRPMLPTNDYYLRSAEEMWSLFGDQYPDALQNTIRIADLCDVELPIGEGNLILPGFPIPSDSIAKDLDEYFEMVVFEGFEDRRKTVLDPMSVHGTLKYPIDDYQKRLEIEISVIKRMGYSGYFLIVWDFIKYAVERGIPVGPGRGSAAGSLVAYSLGITGIDPLQYDLFFERFLNPERISMPDIDIDFCIRGRGDVINHVSELYGRESVCQIITFGTMASKAAIKDVGRAMNIPLGDVEKIAKLIPPPFRGRITSISDAIEKVPELKAAMANDMRVQELIDLALRVEGCSRHTSVHAAGVVISPKPLHEIVPVAVSHRNEFTSQYPMGDLELVGMLKMDFLGLTTLTIINDCLRTLSEKLGVRINWAEVSLNDEKTMQLFGEGKTDAVFQFESSGMQEICRRLKPKELEDLSALNALYRPGPIDGGMIEEFILRHRGEKKVEYLLPEMEAILSNTYGVLVYQEQIMQLAQTLAGYSLGEADMMRRAMGKKKKEEMAVHEKKFVDGAIERGVEKRQAKEIFELMAKFADYGFNRSHSIAYAYLAFQTGYLKAHFPAHFYAAVLSHEADDSAKVYKYSNELRSMGLSLLPPDVNESDEGFTPSDGAVRFGLSAIKGMGAAAARAIIEGRRTGQFRSLFDFVSRIEPNAINRRTLECLVAAGAFDSLMPVGETTNFWRAKNFKAIESALNFGQNAWNDKLRGQNGLFSVNDVDLGSQGELPNVDPWTQDQLSSQEKSAIGFYLSVHPLDNFKELLANLRIRNIADFEEIRPGSQIVVAGTISALQVRWSKKGNRFATFRLEDASSGIKCLMWADAYGKYAELLSDDALIIAEGKVESAEGQEITLIVNEVRSLPEAESRNARSMLLTLPKERIDEDYLQEIYSTLNEKPGRCDVEISIPYSRYFVRVHSKLIRIQGSQRLANELRSKGCEVEWKL encoded by the coding sequence ATGGAAAGTTCAACTTCAACTGACCGAGATTTCGTCCACCTTCACCTTCATTCGGATTATAGCCTTTTGCAAAGCACAATCCAACTCAAGCCTCTTGCCAAAAGTCTCAACAAATTTGGGATGAAAACCTGCGCCGTGACCGACTATGGAAACATGTACGGTGCGATTTCATTTTACAAAACGATGAAGTCTAACGGCATCAAACCGATAATTGGATATGAGGCATTCGTTGCAAGTGGCAGCCGATTTGAAAGGACATCATCTTTAGCGGCCGGTGAAAAGCCATACTACAGTCTTGTGCTTTTGGCCAAGAATTTCAAAGGATATCAAAATCTCGTATTACTGGCTTCAAAGGCTTTTACCGAAGGATTCTATCAAAACAAGCCTCGGATCGACATCGAATTGCTTTCCGAAAATTCTGACGGCTTGATCGGACTTTCTGCGGGATTTAGAGGATCGATCGCACACTACTTGAAAACCGGCGCACCCGATCGGGCGAGGTCCGCGGCTTCGACTTTCGGCACGATCTTTGGTGTCGAAGGATTCTATATTGAGATCACTCGGCACGGTACTCAGGGTGAGCAGGAACTGAACACTGCATCTGTGGAACTTGCGCGCGAACTTGGGTTACCTATCGTCGCGACAAATGATGTTCATTATCTTGATCAGGACGATTCGCGGGCGCACGATGTGCTTTTGTGTATCGGCGATGGCCGGACTCTTACTGATCCAGGCCGTCCTATGCTGCCCACCAATGATTACTATCTTCGGAGTGCTGAAGAGATGTGGTCACTTTTTGGAGATCAATATCCGGACGCTCTTCAAAATACGATCCGGATAGCTGATTTATGTGATGTTGAACTGCCGATCGGAGAAGGTAACTTGATCCTTCCAGGGTTTCCGATCCCATCGGACTCCATTGCAAAGGATTTGGACGAGTATTTCGAAATGGTCGTATTCGAAGGATTCGAAGATCGCCGAAAAACCGTACTTGATCCTATGTCAGTTCATGGGACATTGAAATATCCCATTGACGATTATCAAAAGCGTCTTGAGATCGAAATTTCGGTGATCAAGCGAATGGGCTATTCCGGTTACTTTCTGATCGTTTGGGACTTCATTAAGTACGCCGTGGAACGCGGCATTCCGGTCGGCCCGGGCCGCGGGTCTGCAGCCGGTTCACTTGTTGCATATTCGTTGGGAATCACGGGAATAGACCCTTTGCAGTACGATCTTTTCTTCGAGCGCTTTCTAAACCCTGAACGAATTTCGATGCCGGACATCGATATCGATTTCTGTATTCGCGGTCGTGGCGATGTCATCAACCACGTATCCGAACTTTACGGACGCGAATCGGTCTGCCAAATAATCACGTTTGGGACTATGGCGTCCAAAGCAGCTATCAAGGATGTCGGCAGGGCGATGAATATCCCGCTCGGTGATGTTGAGAAGATCGCGAAACTGATTCCGCCGCCGTTTAGAGGGCGAATCACAAGCATTTCCGATGCGATCGAAAAGGTCCCGGAACTCAAGGCTGCAATGGCCAATGATATGCGGGTGCAGGAGTTGATAGATCTTGCTTTGCGGGTCGAGGGTTGTTCTCGTCACACATCCGTACATGCGGCTGGAGTCGTTATTTCACCGAAGCCTCTTCATGAGATCGTTCCCGTCGCTGTATCGCACCGAAACGAGTTTACAAGCCAGTATCCGATGGGCGACCTTGAACTAGTTGGGATGCTCAAAATGGACTTCCTGGGGCTGACGACTTTGACGATCATCAACGACTGCCTACGTACTCTAAGTGAAAAATTGGGCGTCCGCATCAACTGGGCCGAAGTCTCGTTGAATGACGAGAAGACAATGCAGCTCTTTGGAGAAGGAAAAACCGATGCGGTATTTCAGTTCGAATCGTCTGGAATGCAGGAGATCTGCCGAAGGCTTAAACCCAAAGAACTCGAGGATCTCTCGGCATTGAATGCCCTTTATCGTCCGGGCCCTATCGATGGCGGGATGATCGAAGAATTTATCTTGCGGCATCGTGGTGAGAAGAAGGTCGAGTACCTCCTTCCGGAAATGGAAGCGATACTGAGCAACACCTACGGGGTGCTGGTTTATCAAGAGCAAATAATGCAGCTCGCCCAAACGCTCGCAGGCTATTCCCTGGGTGAGGCAGATATGATGCGGCGTGCAATGGGCAAAAAGAAGAAGGAGGAAATGGCCGTTCACGAAAAGAAGTTCGTTGACGGTGCGATTGAGCGGGGCGTAGAAAAGAGGCAGGCAAAAGAGATCTTTGAATTGATGGCAAAATTTGCAGATTATGGTTTCAACCGAAGCCACAGTATCGCATATGCCTACCTGGCATTTCAGACAGGTTATTTGAAGGCCCATTTCCCTGCACACTTTTATGCGGCGGTCTTGTCGCACGAAGCTGATGACAGTGCAAAAGTTTACAAGTACTCAAACGAATTAAGGTCGATGGGGCTTTCTCTTTTACCGCCCGATGTCAACGAAAGCGACGAGGGATTTACCCCGTCGGACGGGGCCGTTAGATTTGGGTTGAGTGCGATCAAAGGTATGGGTGCAGCGGCGGCACGCGCTATCATCGAGGGTCGGCGCACGGGACAGTTCCGATCACTTTTTGACTTTGTTTCACGAATCGAACCGAATGCGATAAACCGCCGAACACTCGAGTGCCTCGTCGCTGCCGGGGCATTCGATTCGCTGATGCCTGTCGGCGAGACGACAAATTTCTGGCGTGCTAAGAATTTCAAAGCAATTGAAAGTGCCTTGAATTTCGGTCAAAACGCTTGGAACGACAAATTACGAGGCCAAAACGGCCTGTTCTCCGTTAACGATGTCGATCTCGGATCCCAAGGCGAACTGCCGAATGTCGATCCATGGACTCAGGACCAACTTTCATCTCAAGAAAAGTCGGCAATCGGATTCTATCTCTCAGTCCATCCGCTCGACAATTTCAAAGAGCTATTGGCAAACCTGCGCATCAGGAATATTGCGGATTTTGAAGAGATTCGGCCCGGGAGTCAGATCGTTGTCGCCGGGACCATCTCTGCGCTTCAGGTTCGCTGGAGCAAAAAAGGCAATCGATTTGCCACTTTTCGCCTCGAAGATGCCTCATCAGGTATCAAGTGCCTGATGTGGGCCGACGCCTACGGCAAGTATGCCGAGTTGCTTTCAGACGATGCTTTGATCATTGCTGAGGGAAAGGTAGAGTCTGCGGAAGGCCAAGAGATCACCTTGATCGTAAACGAGGTCCGGTCACTTCCGGAGGCTGAATCGCGAAATGCAAGGAGCATGCTTTTGACACTTCCGAAAGAACGAATTGATGAGGATTACCTTCAGGAGATATACTCGACGCTTAATGAAAAGCCTGGAAGGTGTGACGTTGAGATCAGCATTCCATACAGCCGGTATTTCGTCAGGGTTCATTCGAAGCTCATCAGAATTCAGGGATCGCAAAGGCTGGCGAACGAACTGAGATCGAAGGGCTGTGAAGTTGAATGGAAGTTATAG